The DNA region cctggtgtcagacccggggccatggggctgtgtacataacgtagtttaaacaggcttaagagataaagctcttcttgtctcttatttacctcatttatctcttatttattccgtatgaataggagataaaactagtcggtatagaaggaatctactcgagttgtattcggttacgattccttatctagtattggactaggattcttgtaaccctaacctcccggatatataaggggggtagggacccattcaaaatacAACAACACCACCCAAGGGAATagaaaccaccatacaggacgtagggtattacgcacctcgcggcccgaacctgtctaaatcttatgttccttgcaccttcgagttcctgatctcggcgtctcctcacctaaaacttaccaccttgggtatacccctcggtgggcagtcggtaaaacaccgacagctggcgcgccaggtaggggagcgcatcgaagatccaccggcaaactcgatggcatcattccagttcaccaggtcagttccctctcatggcacgacatttgtttttggctcgtgggtttgcatcgcagatgatGCAGGCAGTTTCCATCGATtactcgtcgacatgaagccaaaaacttccGCGGCGGGTCCCAGCAGcgatcttgacaagttcgttgatgatctcgacgacctGTCAAACCATGCATCTGCCGCAAAGACCAAGGTAGAGTCTGCTTCCGAcacgacttcatccggtgcTGCGACAACCTTCCTCGGGTTGGACTCGTTTcaatctaaggactcgcgtagccgatcacgactcggtcaacgcgatttggccactgatcttcaggaggccaacaactccaagtccctctccatattggaggaggactttgtcagggatagatcccctgggtaccgcaagaaagctacccgagagctaaaagaagtctgattcctattAGGATTCCAccgtaatcctattaggactcataccctGTAATCCAATTAGGACTcctaatcctactaggaatcctgtcccctgggatatataaaggagggtaggGGTACCTGGATAGGTagagcaactagaagagcaattaGAGCTACCAAGAGGAAGagatccaacagagagccgcctacaggcagctcaacacccaagcgcagggtgcaatattcaacaccccaaacaggacgtagggtattacgctactctagcggcccgaacctgtctaaatctgtgtcttgtgtccttgcgttcaccttcaagttctagatccggcgatccctcaccaaataatcacctaccttagggtatccctaggtaggctgacggtaaaaacaccgacagctggcgcccaccgtggggccgatcgtcatgatcattgggcgaatttgaaggacttcttcatcaacatcaatctactcaaggtggcggattgctacttcgtgCATATGCAttggcggatcgattcatcgagttcgagatcggatccttcgaCGAACGGCAACATCGacttcgactactcggctcgacttcgcCTCACGCTACAACGTTGATGCGCCGCGGCTGCCAACCTCGATGACCCGGTTCagcttcggcttgtgccgcaatatccgcgcgcagcagcgatgagtttgactacttcgactctgccgacgactacttcgactactcgtctcacctagaaactagtcgagggcgagcatcacagcaacgactacatcaactactcgttttgacttgaaaactagtcggaatcgactctggctagtcgagcttcatcaacaaactgtcacagctccatcaacgagctccacggcttcatcaacattcgtccacgaatcaagctaagtcacttataccttttccgacttgttcttcacaagatcggctacctttggGGGTAcacctctcgacgggcatgaaaccctcgggggctacaccatgatcgactacttgtCCGTCTACTACTCTCGATGGGCAAtaaaaccctccagagctacacttcgtcgactacttttgcgcacggcgcatcctctttgtcgcatgacgaccactttctgctcgttgtctcctcttaacggtcgctaatctactcgagtagcaaatgtcTTAATCCATGAAGCCTCGAGTccccagtcatgacctaagcgacccgtcctgtatgagcgaaggcaggagacctaagcgactcatacatgatatgagcgaaggcaagagacctaagcgactcgtacatgatatgagcgaaggccataagacctaagcgactcgtacatgctatgggcgaagtctaaactgggaccgggtgaacCTAAAGGGTGGACTGCttgggagatttaaatggcctaagaaaaaaaagagctcgacacagcaaattttacaccgaataaattttggtgtctttttcacattattactgagtactactcggtatctttacattatgctacataatgtatgcattgtcttttttcagatcgagtttcggcaacaacccttcaAGCAGCAAGGCATGCCATCACGGTTCCGccagttcccaggctcgggggctggacgatgCACaatactcgacatggctccttcggctttcttggctcgtaagctcgggggctggacgccgcaaaattactcgaagatgactcatatgaagactgagagtgcagaagaaaccttaagtcaccacgcggttaaataaaccagcgggaggcgaagagtttcactgtgcagaaggcgaagagtaacACCAaagccacgattcttggatcctttttccaaagtttagatttggattcaaggctcgggggctgtgggatacgtggcatcgactacttattttttcgaaagtactcgaagagtaagcaaagaagactcaagactaatttgaccctcagcctgattcttcgattcaacctaaggctcggaggctactccatatggagtgcgattattcgtCGCACCTCATACAAAAGAAGGaattcggagcatgagcacctcataactTCGATGCAGCTAAAAGAGTACTTGAAGAggaatttcaagacggagcttcaaaagaagtcgaagactacttcagaagtactcgaagagcctgcagtactcagctacgaagagctcgggggcttgtcagggatagatcccctgggtaccgcaagaaagCTACCTGAGAGCTAAAAGAAGTCTAATTCCTACTAGTATTCCAccgtaatcctattaggactcataccctGTAATCCAATTAGGACTcctaatcctactaggaatcctgccccctgggatatataaaggagggtaggGGTACCTGGATAGGTagagcaactagaagagcaattaGAGCTACCAAGAGAAAGagatccaacagagagccgcctacaggcagctcaacacccaagcgcagggcgcaatattcaacaccccaaacaggacgtagggtattacgctactctagcggcccgaacctgtctaaatctgtgtcctgtgtccttgcgttcaccttcaagttctagatccggcgatccctcaccaaataatcacctaccttagggtatccctaggtaggccgacggtaaaaacaccgatagACTTGGATTCTTTTCTCCAGAAGCCAAAAGCCACGGCACGTCGGAGGGCCTCGGGTTGTTTCGGTGCCaacagtctgatgatcacctccactccggaggggcgcTTCGTGCATTGGGAAGGCATGagcctttctgatctactcgaagctGAGGAttgacttgtggcacacctcgagccattgcctttccaggagggcaggccgttagccaccacggcggaggagtcgactgaactagtcgacgcgagctttGATGAGCTCGCctctcgccaggtgctgatggtggaAGAAGGCGAGCACAATGGCGATTTTCCCATCATCGAATTTGATgttgtatctgaagatgaggtcacagccaacgccAGCGATGAAAATGACGccaatcgtgaggcacggagggccaggtaCAAAGCCCGCACAATCCGACGGAGGAGGATCGAagagcgcaggcgatctatgcatcgcgagcttgaccctgaattcgcCGCCGTAATCGAACGGGGCTTCAAGACTCCGGTGgacaacatcgccagggttatggccatactcgagcgcagtaacaatccaaatgtgcgtcaagcacttctttacgcgcagagggcctggatccagctggatcagcaaaacccggcgtctaccgtcagggaggagcgcgtcggCGAGAGCTGGAGCTAgcctcacagccgaacggccaggggtcgtcctcgacctcagcccagccacaacaacgacaacgctcgcgggagccaggcccttggcgggaggcagcagccacctccagggggtaacccgcgacaggccaatcaccggccttctccagaagacctgcgccagcacatcaatgaaggccgtgatgcccggtccgtgatcgactccaggcgcagGATTTGCGAGGAAGTCGAGattgaaggtactgactgcagcgaccgtttcccagctttctccgcacggttcagcagctacaagtaccctgagggcttcaagccgatcggcatcaccaagtacgatggcaagcaagctccctagcaatggctacgttgctactccacggccattgaagtcgcaggccagaagtacccgcagcctcttcagttgatggtcgcggggcacctgcaagtcgaacAAGCGTTCAATACACGAAGCCTGCGACctaagcagttagccgcagGGAGTCAGACACTTATatgtgccatccgcaggagtggtattggtggcctcgacttgttcaccACCGCTAGCGCTGGATTGGAGTTGATGGGGcttgggaggtggtgggtcgggcagcgtcgcgtcctcATCCCCGGGGGCTGGCGGCtcaggggctggagtagccgagatgGGCTCTGGCTCGTCCAACGCCAAAGCAGACGAAGTCCTAACAAAACAGCATcaaatatatcatcaaacaagtcaaAAAAGCAGAAGATATattatgaacaaggagctgcactTACAGAGAGGATTTCTTTATACCGGACTTCTTCAGTCTCAGTGCTCGTGGTTTTAtaaccacggtactcattgccggtggcggggtcacaccagccgagggCGCGGGATGCCCCGGCGAGGTACCCACCACGGTAATGGTCACGACCCCTACAGAAGTAGTCAACGGGTCCGTTCCAGCAGTTTCTGCAGAActacctgctggaacatcatccccagcaaacGCGCTCCCGACCACCTTTcagcgcttggggtcgggaggaggagaagaaggactacAACACAGACAAAGTAAGCATCCAACAAACACAAAACTTGATAATTCTACAAGACGGCGGCCCTATACCTGGTGGGTTCGACTATGTTTTCTTTACACTTGCGcaccacccgacgaccccgagggaccgatggcaaggcttccaccaactccacggatgatccgagggagttgttcttgttcgccttcccttcagttGCCTTCTCTGCCGGGGGGATCTCGCTTTCAGTTGTCTCACCGCTGGGCAGATCGTCAGACGATTGAGCCTTTTTTGCTTCAgctgcggcgctgggaagaaggtggtatgGTTGGGGGATGTCGGCttgtggtggataactccggtacaacgccgtgtgtccctgcaaaaGATTTTCAGTCAGCAGAAGTTTCAGAGCAACAGAAATTTTTTTCAAGTAGTCGAAACCTTACCGgctctggaggattttgtgctgAGACCAGCTCCGGGACGTAGGGCACCGTGTTCACATCCAGCAATGcccgcttgacccggatgagcgtgGCATCTTCAGTCAACTCCtatgcgcacatccgagatgggtcttcagcactcatgtactcgaagcctagcgtatggtGTTGCTGCatgggttggattcggcgtttgaagaatgacaacATTACGAACGCAACGGTCACCCCTAGttccttatgggctgctatgagagctagcagctcatcgacttggtccatgtcccccttggcgagctcggtgttccactccggccgcagaACTAGGGGCTTACCAGAcctttcagggagttggggggcatggtttctgatgcagaaccaatggtttttccatccggGGATGTTGGaagggaatttgtaggaaacaTATCTGTCACCGGCCTGTTGCCTAaactggatgccggcgccccctacaacggatggatttttggaggtaggttgcggttttacacggaagagatagcggaaaagatcccaatggggttcaattctaaggaaagcttcacaaaagtggatgaagatggcaatgtGGCGGATCGAGTTCGGGTTGGGGTGATGGaactcaagcccgtagaaataaagaagaccacggaagaaagagcaggtggggagagccaaaccccgttcagaaaagtggtagaatgagacgatttcgtctacattctccatgggaagagatTGGCAGAAAGATGGGCgctagttgacgagattttttccctgaagcaaacccttagAAACAAGATTTATAAggtcgttattggagcacttactgtaagtcacTCCCCAGAAGGCGGTTgcgattccttccccttcccacctttctcgttggatctcttgggcgccattctaGATCTGTTTGCCACGAGCTTCCTCACTCGCATGCGCTagggggctgcagagaaggggtggagagattcggctagcttggggcttgtcaaagggggtgaaggcggagcacggatctgattggggattcggaaatttctcggcggattgaagattggaagcacggattttaccctaGTTTACCGCGggattaaataaccagcggccggatacaggtttactgttccAAAGTTGAAAAATCGTCATAGGGaatattcagaagatgaggggtcatttggtggatttttagataaattattcgattaaccattttttcagggttaattgtcccgaaaaaagggatttttcgaattctaaatctaacttccatcatctgtaccatcacaccaattatttccaaGGAAATATTTTTtcattgcatgccacgaccattggatcttttttttccaaatctgagaagatttggattcaaggctcggggggctgcgggatacgtggcatcgactacttaattttcgaatatattcgaagagtaagcaaggaagattcaagactaatgtgaccctcagtctgattcttcgattcaacctaaggctcgggggctactccatatggagtgcgattttccatcgcacaccataccaaagaagtaattcggggcatgagcacctcatagcttcgatgcagccaaggaagtgctcgaagaagaacttcaggacggagcttcaaaagaagccgaagactacttccgaagtactcgaggagcctgcagtactcagctacgaagagctcgggggcttgtcagacctgggactacgggactatgtacataacgtagtttatacaggaataggggatatgACATGTCCTATatcttatctgtgttgtattctactcgcatgcgaagtaggactagccgatacagaaggaagctactcgagttgtactcgagtacgattcctaggctagtgtcggactagaattcatgtaaccctgtcctcccggactAGGATacataagggcgggtagggaccccctcaaaacacatcaacactcaaggcaatacaaaccaccaaacatgacgtagggtattacgcacatcgcggcccgaacctgtctaaactttgtgttgctagcaccttcaagttcctgatctcggcgtcaccctagctaaaacttaccaccttaggtataTTCCTTGATGggtaggcggtaaaacaccgacgtGCAGTTATCTGCGGCTCAAAATGGTACGAAGATATTTGTTGATAAGAAGCGTAAGACAACTCAGAATCGTATGAAGATGTTTGCTGATAAGAAGCGTACTGACACGGTCTTTCAGGTGGGAGACCAGGTGTTGTTGAAGCTTCAACAACCGCCCGTATCCCAAATTAGCCTATAAGTATTATGGTCCTTTTCGTGTGCTGGAGAAGATTGGCGTTGTGGCATACAAGTTGAATCTGCCAACCTCCAGTCAGATCCATCCTGTGTTTCACATCTCACAGCTTAAGCCGTTCACACCCGATTACACACTGGTATTCGCTCAGCTTCCAAATGTGCAGGATCTCTCTGCTGATGCCTATCTTCTAGAGGCAGTGTTGGAGCAGCGTCTCGTAAAGAAGGGGAATTCGGCAAATACCTCAGGTGCTGATCAAGTGGAGTGAGCTCCCTACATCTTCAGCGACCTGGGAGGACTACTACGTTTTGAAGACCCATTTTCCAAATGCTATTGCTTGGGGTCAAGCAACGTCTGGAGCCGAGGGAGATGTTATGCATGCTGCATAGGCATATTCGCAGACTAGTAGCGTATTATTAGTTTTCCGTAATCAAGTCTATGTAATGGTTAAACTGACGTGTGGGCCAGTGGCCTGTGAGCAGGTGGCTTATAAGCCAAGGTTGTACGGTGAACAAGGCATGAACGAAATTGAGAAACGAAACACGGCAGCGAGAAACCTTTCCTCTGGACCAAGTTATCCTCCTGAGATCCATCTCATGTGTGTGCTCACGTTGGCGGTATTCACCGGCGGCCAAGGGTCATAACAGGTGATGACCTGCATTCTATGTTGGATCACTCGGCAGGTGAGTGGCCTCTGGGGCAAGCGGAGCAGCTTGCAAGAATTGGAATGCAGTGCTCGGAGCTCAGCAGGCAGAAACGCCCTGATCTTCAACGCGATGTGTGGAGGGTGATCAAACCTATGATAAAGGAAGCTCCTGCACCATTGTCACAATCTTTTCGATCCATGTTCAGCGAAAGCAGTAGAGCTGTTACCACGCCATCCTACTTCCTTTGCCCAATCTCTCAGGTGATGCATTCAAAAACTATAAGCTGTTACCTGCCGTCAGATAGCTAACTTTCGGCTATTACCTGTCTTCAGGTTGTCATGAGAGATCCTCAGGTGGTGGCAGCAGATGGCTTCACCTACGAAGCTGATGCTCTTAGACGTTGACTAGATAGTGGACATGGCACATCTCCTATGACAAACAAATCACTTTCAAACCGTGATAGTATGCCTAATCACGCACTGCGTTCAGCCATCCAAGAATTCCTCTGGCAGAACAAGCTGCAAGACCTATTTGCACAGGGATAGCAGCGGGCCATTTTTGGAGTTCTTTTTTGAGGGTCACATTTTTGGAGTTAAGTGTGCCAACAGATACGCCTAATATAAGCAAGTAGTTGAAGATAAGGTATTCATTAGAGTTGACGTGTTGTAAATGCAATATAATTTTTTTATGTGTACATGGCATATAGATATAGATTTCGTTctataatttattcatgatttcTTATAAGAAGTAACACAGATAGTGACACTTCATTTCTCAAGCGCAAACTCGATGAGATTTTTTCCTTTGGCGCCTTCTAAATTTTTTTTGGCGAAAACTAGGAAGCGCCAAAGGAAAATTTTTCCCATAAGATCCAGGAGTCGATCATGGGAAAATTCTGGAGTATGGGCTGCTCTAATAGCCCGTATTCTCAAGCAGCCCACAAACTCATATGGCCTGGCCCAGAAGAAGAGAGCTGGAATCTCTACCTCCCAACCTAATCCTCTACCTCTTGAGAGACGTTGGCGCAGTTCCATCGACGGTGGGTGCTTGAGCAGCTCCGGCGAGGCGTGACTTGAAGCCGTTGTGCGGGGAGGGCGAGGGCGTGCCGGCGTCGGTCGCCGAGCGAGCGCCACGCGGAGCGCCACTGTCCGCGACGAGCCGCCGGAGAGGACGAGCGTGGACACTCGGCACGCAGCAGCACGAGCGCCGCCGGCAGCCGTCCGGTGTCGGCCCGCCCGTGATgaacctccacctccacctccagcacATCACTCTTCGGTAATCTCACGTGAGCTTCCCGTTCTCGATCTATTGTTCCTCTGAATTGATTTCTTTCTTCCCATTTCTTTTCCTCTTTGATTTCATCCTTCCCAATCTGATCCCGAGACTTGTTCTTGATTCCTTGAGGGGTAAATGGCAGCATCGAGCAGTGCTGTGCTAGTGTCATCAAGGCTCCACTGCTGCCTGCTATTTGCCTATGTTGAATTCTACTTCTCATTTCGTGAATTTTATTATGTATTGTTATTTATTTATTCAGAAAAAAATTGCTGAAACGTATCGGCGTATCGAGGTTTTTTGACAAGATGACGTATCCGCGTATCCGATCAGCCCTAGACTGATATGCGTATGTATCCGTGTAACTTTCATGTTCAGCCCTGAGTGCTGACATACAGACGCAGAGGGCGCGCGGGTGGAAAAACCTGAAACTGCTGGGACTGAACTTTGTAATTTCGTTGCTTTTATGAGTCATGAAATTCGGGCATAGCCCACAATGGAAAAAAAAATTGTGTGCACTTTTTTTATCGCTACTGGTTTGGGATAGGGAGGATCACCAACCAATTTACCTGTGTATAGTAATCTAATGGCTCCTCTATTTCTTGATTAGGTTATTCTTCTTTGACGCGCAGGATTGGGTATCCAAGGCACAGTTTTTTTACTCAAGATAACTGGGTATTCATCTGACTCGATGCCCCAAGTGAAGGTTGCCCCTGCGCTGGTGAACGGACTGCTCCCCGCACCTTCATTGTTGAAGCTCAGAGCCCGTAGACTCTACAGTCACGGCCATTTGCACTCAACATCTCGTGTTTCTTGCTCATCAGAGTTCTCGGATAGAGGTTCTGCCAAGGAGTTGGAAGCATCTGAGAACAGTGACGAGACATATGCCGAGAATGCTGCTGACAGGGATGAAGAAGGAGAGTGTTTAGGATGGAGCAAAGAAGAAATCGATGCCATTTCTGCACTCTTCGACCGGCCAATGCGTCAGAGGCCCCTGAAGCCACCAAACCCCGCAAGGCAGCGGGCTCTCCCATTGCCACTACCGCACAAGACGAGGCTGCCTGTCGGTCCCGCGCCCAAGCAGCATGTCCGGCTTGCTGCAAGAGCCGCGCTCTCATCTCGTGCTTCCTTCAGTGATCAGGTGCGCAAGAACCCGGAATTCCTACTTGGGATTGCTCGGGAGATTGCTGGGCTTCCTCCAGAGCATGGTGTCTCCACGGTGCTCAACCGGTGGGCGAGGTTTCTCCGTAAAGGTTCCTTGTCACTTACCATCCGGGAGCTGGGGCACATGGGACTCCCTGAGCGCGCACTGCAAACATTGTGCTGGGCTCAGAGGCAGAAAGCTGTTCCATTGTTCCCTGACGACCGGGTTCTTGCTTCTACCATCGAAGTTTTGGCTCGCTTTGGCCAGCTTAAAGTGGAGTCTGCATTGGAGCAATGCGTCCCCACGGCGAGCCGTGCCGTTCTTGAAGCCATGGTGAGTGGGTTCATGAGGGCAGGGAAGGTAGGCCTTGCGCGCAAACTCCTGGAACTTGCAAGAATCCATAACAGGACACTGCACCCCAGCATCTATGTGAAGCTGATGCTGGAAGCCACCCGGACACCTGAAGGCTATGGGCTTGCCTCGGCATTGGTTGATGAGCTTGGTGAGAGGTCGGACTTGGAGCTTCGCCCGCAGGACTGCACGGCTGTCATGAAAGTCTGCGTAAAGCTTCGACGGTATGCAGCCGTGGAGAGCCTGCTCAGCTGGTTCAGGGAATCCGGTGGGAGTCCCACCTTGGTTATGTACACAACGGTGATCCACAGCCGCTGCCGCGACGGAATGCACCGCGAGGCGCTGTCCCTGGTGTGGGAAATGGAGCAGGCCGGTTGTCTGCTTGACCTGCCAGCCTACCGGGTCATTATCAAGCTGTGTGTGGCGTTGCGCGACCCAGAGAGAGCCCTCCGGTATTTATCAAGGATGAAGGAGGCAGGGTTTGTTCCGACGGGCGACATGTACAATGATCTGATTGAAGGTTATGCAGCGGAGGGGAGGCTGGCCAAGTGCCGGCAGCTGATCAGGGAGGCCGAGTCAGTCGGTTTGAAACTGGACAGGAGGCTGCTCGCACGCTTGTCTGAAACTGGAGATGCCCATTCTTGTTGACTCTCTGAGTGTTGTTGACATGTCACAGAGAGAGTAGAATAGGAACAAGAATACCCACACTGCAGTGCAATACCCACACTTCATCTATAATCTTTGTAGTACAAGAAAGGAGTCGAGCAATTATGTTCCTGTGTTGTTTAGTCCCTCGTGTATTTTTCACTGGTCAATGTTCATTGACAAAATATAATTGGTGATTGCACTGCAGTGCAGTGGGTTAAATCTGAATCTGTGGATGCACGTACATGAACAGATATTTGACTCTTAGTGGTAAATTTGTGGCTTCAAGATTACTTAGTGGTAAATTTGTGCTCATCGCATAATCCAGACAAGATTTTTTTTTGGCACAAATGATGGTCTGATCAAGGAAATGTGCAACCATACTTCTTTAGCCTATTTGTCACAGTAAGAAGGAAAGAAGTGCACTATTCTGTCTCCCTTGGCCATATCTTTCAGTAATCTATGATTTCATGACAACGATGAATGGATGGCTACAATGAGCTTAAGCTGAAATCCTGAAACTGCTAATGCATGCTTGCAAGTTATTCTGCTGACCTTACAATGAACAAATATCGGTCAGTCACTCTCTTGTAAGTTTTTAATCGATACAAGTACTGAACTTCTGAAGTTGCAATCGTGTAGTTTGATGCCAGTAGATTGCTCAAAGCTGCATTTGTGTCCATCTTTGAGTCCTGAGTCTTTTTCGGCGCACATGGTGTGATCTATGCACACAGCATCAGTTGCAACGCAGCAGAAAAACGGGGACAACGGCAAGAAAACTGTTAGATCCAAGAGGAAGAGGGCGGTGTCTGCGCGTTGTGGCCGGAGGCGGGCACAAtgccgcgcctccgcctccctctggtcctcctcctccccaTAACCCTcaccatcctcctcctcctcctcttcatgTCTTCcccacgcccacgcccgccCACGCCGCAGCCGCTCCCCTGCGGCGCCGCGCTCTCGGATGCGGCCGACGGCCGGTGGGTGCCGACTCCGTcccccgcgccgccaccgctctACTCCCCATCCTGCCCCTTCCACCGCAACGCCTGGAACTGCCTCCGCAACGGCCGCCCCCAGCTCGCGGCGCTCTCCTGGGCACCCAACCGCTGCGGCGGCGCTGTCGTCCCGAGGATCAACGCCGTGGGGTTCCTGGCCGCGGCCAGGGGCAGACGGGTCGGGCTCGTGGGGGACTCGCTTTCTGAGAACCTCGTTGTCGCGCTGCTCTGCGCGCTCCGCTCGGCAGACGACGGCGCGCGCAAGTGGAAGCGGCGAGGCGCGTGGCGCGGAGGGTACTTTCCGAGGGAGGACGTCGTCGTCGCCTACCACCGCGCCGTCCTGCTCGCCAAGTACACGTCAGTGAGTGCTCCCTGCTGCTGATAAG from Panicum hallii strain FIL2 chromosome 9, PHallii_v3.1, whole genome shotgun sequence includes:
- the LOC112875414 gene encoding pentatricopeptide repeat-containing protein At2g01860, translated to MPQVKVAPALVNGLLPAPSLLKLRARRLYSHGHLHSTSRVSCSSEFSDRGSAKELEASENSDETYAENAADRDEEGECLGWSKEEIDAISALFDRPMRQRPLKPPNPARQRALPLPLPHKTRLPVGPAPKQHVRLAARAALSSRASFSDQVRKNPEFLLGIAREIAGLPPEHGVSTVLNRWARFLRKGSLSLTIRELGHMGLPERALQTLCWAQRQKAVPLFPDDRVLASTIEVLARFGQLKVESALEQCVPTASRAVLEAMVSGFMRAGKVGLARKLLELARIHNRTLHPSIYVKLMLEATRTPEGYGLASALVDELGERSDLELRPQDCTAVMKVCVKLRRYAAVESLLSWFRESGGSPTLVMYTTVIHSRCRDGMHREALSLVWEMEQAGCLLDLPAYRVIIKLCVALRDPERALRYLSRMKEAGFVPTGDMYNDLIEGYAAEGRLAKCRQLIREAESVGLKLDRRLLARLSETGDAHSC